A window of the Henckelia pumila isolate YLH828 chromosome 3, ASM3356847v2, whole genome shotgun sequence genome harbors these coding sequences:
- the LOC140888676 gene encoding uncharacterized protein gives MEVWASQAWLDTAKKYKANKHSEPAGPGTGQTKHTGGSKSYAMHVVDMKKIKENLLLHVSGLETSRANLRKKNKHEPNAWEVFLQTHRTSDGKFVDERSKKLNVCVMTL, from the exons ATGGAGGTGTGGGCTTCTCAAGCTTGGCTGGACACGGCCAAAAAATACAAGGCGAACAAGCACTCCGAGCCTGCGGGTCCTGGGACAGGCCAGACGAAGCATACTGGTGGATCCAAGTCTTATGCAATGCATGTTGTCGACATG aagaaaatcaaagagaaTCTTCTATTACATGTATCGGGTTTGGAAACTTCAAGAGCAAATCTG CGTAAGAAGAACAAGCACGAGCCGAATGCGTGGGAGGTATTTTTGCAAACGCATAGGACGTCTGACGGGAAATTTGTGGATGAGCGTTCTAAAAAGCTTAATGTATGTGTCATGACTTTATAa
- the LOC140888677 gene encoding uncharacterized protein has translation MSSRGLRQGDPLSPYLFVLCAHGLSSALLALEERRLISGVRIASSCPTITHLFFADDSLLFFRASLGECEVIRQCLLSYEKASGQLINFEKSSLSFSPNTDVQVKERIESCLDIPIVQGHEEYIGLPVFSSRNKNLQFRYLVERVVKRIQGWDNKSFSVRERECSNFWWGMDDARKRMHWKSWQTLCQPKSSGGMGFRQMENFNRALLAKQIWRILVEPESLVARVLKSCYFRHQDIMEAGLVDDILVIPISSTPREDFRYWVFDQKGQYSVCDGYKAAMGFYDPPESTSCALLKSWRKFLWALSIPPKVCHLEVIDIFLWFKDQITKKEFEVFVMRVWATWSERLRMVYKEGDRICGVSTDWGESLLHDFQRARASMVSLADKVQNDSTSNWTAPPVNNLRMDVDVAYNEGLNSYTIGGVVRNHEGQPVLAFGHRIPKPPSVLCSELLAIVEGLKIANSNNIKIHCVSSDSLLTVQAVTKLEENRSYAGVIATDIKHLMESHDNIHIRHVRRSANCVAHSIAAFVISSFSKFVWEVGDFPI, from the exons ATGAGTAG TCGAGGTTTACGCCAGGGTGACCCTCTATCTCCATACCTATTTGTGTTATGCGCCCATGGTCTTTCTTCTGCTCTGCTAGCTCTAGAGGAGCGGCGCCTGATTTCTGGAGTTCGTATTGCCTCCTCATGCCCGACTATTACTCACTTATTCTTTGCAGATGACAGCTTATTATTCTTTAGAGCTTCCTTGGGAGAATGTGAAGTAATCCGGCAGTGTCTTCTCTCTTATGAAAAGGCGTCGGGCCAGCTTATCAACTTTGAGAAGTCTTCCTTATCCTTTAGTCCAAACACTGACGTACAGGTGAAAGAGAGGATCGAATCTTGCTTGGATATCCCCATTGTACAGGGCCATGAAGAGTATATTGGGCTGCCGGTGTTCTCTTCTCGGAATAAGAATCTACAATTCAGATATTTGGTAGAAAGGGTGGTTAAGAGAATACAAGGATGGGATAACAAATCTTTCTCAGTTAGAG AAAGAGAATGCTCCAACTTCTGGTGGGGGATGGATGATGCTAGGAAAAGAATGCACTGGAAGTCTTGGCAAACATTGTGCCAACCTAAGAGCTCTGGAGGCATGGGATTTCGTCAGATGGAGAATTTTAATAGAGCTCTGTTGGCGAAACAAATCTGGCGCATACTAGTGGAGCCAGAATCTCTGGTTGCTCGTGTTCTAAAATCATGCTATTTTAGACACCAGGACATTATGGAAGCCGGGCTTG TAGATGACATTTTGGTCATACCGATATCCTCGACTCCTCGTGAGGATTTTCGGTATTGGGTGTTTGATCAGAAGGGGCAATACTCAGTCTGTGATGGATATAAGGCAGCCATGGGATTCTATGATCCTCCGGAGTCTACCTCGTGTGCTTTATTGAAAAGTTGGCGGAAGTTCCTTTGGGCGTTGTCGATACCACCGAAA GTTTGTCATCTTGAGGTGATTGATATTTTCCTGTGGTTCAAGGATCAAATCACGAAGAAAGAATTTGAGGTTTTTGTTATGAGAGTATGGGCAACATGGAGCGAAAGGCTTCGGATGGTGTACAAGGAGGGGGATCGGATTTGTGGAGTGAGTACGGATTGGGGGGAGTCGCTGCTTCATGACTTTCAACGTGCTCGGGCTTCTATGGTTTCTCTAGCAGACAAGGTACAAAATGACTCGACGTCGAATTGGACAGCTCCACCTGTAAACAACTTAAGAATGGATGTTGATGTTGCTTATAATGAAGGATTGAATAGTTATACCATCGGAGGGGTTGTTCGGAATCATGAGGGACAACCCGTGCTTGCTTTTGGGCATAGGATTCCTAAGCCACCTTCTGTCTTGTGTTCCGAGTTGTTAGCTATTGTGGAAGGACTGAAGATAGCCAATAGTAATAACATCAAAATTCATTGTGTCTCATCTGATTCTCTTCTAACGGTGCAAGCAGTCACTAAGCTAGAAGAGAATCGTAGTTATGCAGGTGTCATCGCTACAGATATTAAACATCTTATGGAGTCACACGATAACATTCATATTAGGCATGTGCGCCGCTCAGCGAATTGTGTGGCTCACTCCATTGCTGCTTTTGTTATTTCCTCCTTTTCTAAGTTTGTATGGGAAGTTGGAGATTTTCCTATTTGA